ACATCGCCGGGATGCAGCTGGGGCGGGACGTGCCTGGGGGGCGGGCCCTTTTCGTCCTCACCGTGGACGAGAAGCCAAGCCCCGAGGTGCTGGAGGCCCTGAGGGCCCTTCCCGTCCTGGAGCGGGTGGACCTGGCGGAGCTTTAGGGAGCCGTGCCTGGCGGCCTCGCCTCCTCTATGTCAACAAACTTTGGGCTTGCCTTGCAAAGATCAGGACGACGGGTGTATATCTCCCGCTTTGGGGCCCCTACCCCAAATGAACCGCCTGATGGGTAAGCAAGGCTTGGCTCGCAGAGAGGCAAGCCCCAAGGAGGTGCTCGCCCACAGCCTAGCCCTGGCCCAAGAGGTGGCTCCACCCACCCCCAAAGGCAAGCCTGGCCCTTCTCCTTTACCGTGCCTTCTTCCGCCTCATGCCACCCCATGCTGGCTTGGGCCAGCATGGGGGCCCCGGCAGAAGGTTCCCGAGAGGCTTTTCTGAGAGGACCTGATGGGGAAGCCTCGGACGGCCATGGCGCGGGCGCTTTTGGAGCTCATCGCCTACGGCCTCATGGTTCTTCTCTCCCTTCTCCCACCCCCTCCGGGGTACAAGGCAATTTACTAGGCAAGCCTGTTTTGTATTGACAAAACCTTCAAAACAAACTACTATGGTTCCTATGGACCCCGCCCTCCAAGCTTGGGTGGAGGAGACCGCCCTCCTCTTTGAGGGGGTGGGCCTTCCCCGGATGGCGGGCCGGGTGCTGGCCTGGCTCCTGGTGGCCGATCCGCCGGAGCAGACCCTCCGGGAGATGGGGGAGGCCCTGGGGGTGAGCAAGGGGGCTCTGAGCCCGGCCCTGCACCTCCTCCTCCGCCTGGGCCTGGTGGAACGGGTCCGCAGGTCCGGGGAGCGCTCCGACCGGTATTTGGTGCGGCACGGGGCTTGGAAAAGGCTCCTCATGGAGAAGGCCAGGGGGATGGGCCTCTACCGGGAGGCGGCGGAAAAGGGGCTTGCCCTTCTCCCTCCGGAAAAGGGGGAGCGGCTTCGGGAGATGCACCGCCTCTATGCCTTTTTTGAGAAGGCCCTTCCCGAGCTTTTGCGGCGCTACGAGGAGGAAGTATGACCCTCTTGCGCCTCGCTTGGCGGAACGTGTTGCGCCAGAGGCGGCGCACGCTTCTCCTTTCCCTGGTGTTGGTCTATGTGACCGTGGCTGTCCTCTTCCTGCTGGGCTTTCTGGACGGCTATGGGGAAAGCCTGGTGGAAAGCTACGCCGCCTACGTGGAGGCCCCGGTGGTGGTGGCCCCCAGGACCTTTTTTGAGGATCCCGACCCGGAGAACGGCCTCGCCACCCCCCTGCGGGTGGACCACCCCAGGGTCCTGGCCCAGACCCCCAGGCTCAGCCTCCCCACCCTCCTCCGTTCCCCCTACCGGGCCCTTGGAGGCATCCTCCTCGGGGTGGACCCGGAAGGGGAAAGGGCCCTTTCTCGGGTGCCTACCAAGGTGGCGGAGGGGAGGTGGCTTAGGGCCCCCGGGGAGATGGTCCTGGGCCACCGCCTGGCGGAGCGGCTGGACGTGCGGGTAGGGGAGAGGCTTTTGGTGGAGACGGGGAAGGGGGCCTTGGGCCTCACCGTGGTGGGCTTCGTGAAGGCAGGGGTTTCCAACGTGGACTTCGCCGGGGCTTACGTCCACCTGGCCGACGCCAGGGCCCTTTCGGGGGTTTGGGCTACCCACCTGGCCCTGAAGGTCAGGCGGGGACAGGAGGAGGGGGTGGCCCAGGAGCTGAACCGGACGCTTCTCGAAGGCCTCGAGGCCCGGGGGGTCTGGGACCTCATGGGTCCCATCCGGGCCGACTACGAGGCGAACCGCCTCTTCTTCTTCCCCCTTTTGGGCCTCTTCCTCCTCCTCGCCGCCCTGGCCGTGGTGAGCACCGCCTACGTGAGCGTGCGGGAGGGGCTTAGGGAGTTTGCCGTGGCCGAGAGCTTGGGCCTCACCCCGGGAAAGCTTGCGCTCCAGGTGGCCCTCGAGGCCGCCATAGCCAGCGGCCTCGGCTTCCTCCTGGGCCTCCTCTTGGGCTACGCCCTCCTCCTTTACACCGCCACCCACGACGTCTTCGGCCCCCTCATGCGCCTTTCCGGGGAGCTCCTCCCCGAGGCGGGCCTAGCGGAGCACCTCTACACCGCCGTGCGGCCCAGCTACGCCCTCTTCGCCTTTTTGGTGGTTCTCTTCTCTGCCCTGCTGGCCCTCCTTTTCCCCGGGCGGCTCCTTCTCAGGACGGAGGCTTCCCGCTACCTAAAGGAGGCGTGACCATGAAAAAAGCCCTTTGGCTCCCTTTTCTCCTGGCCCTGGTCCTGGCCCAAACCCCCCTGGAGAAGCTGAAGGCTGCCTTGGACCGCCTCCGGGGCCCGGCCCACGAGGGGGTGTACCTCATCCGGGTAGAGCGGCCGGGCTCGGAAAAGGTCTACCGCCTCAAGGTCTACACCGACGGGGAGCGGGCCCACCTTCGGGTCCTGGAGCCCAAAGCTGAGGCAGGGCTCACCTACCTCTCCTTGGGGCAGGACCTCTACCTCTACGACCCTCGGCTGGGCCGCACCCTTCGTCTGCCCCCCTCGGGAAGGGGGAGCGCTTCCTAGGCTCCGACCTCACCT
The genomic region above belongs to Thermus sediminis and contains:
- a CDS encoding ABC transporter permease, which translates into the protein MTLLRLAWRNVLRQRRRTLLLSLVLVYVTVAVLFLLGFLDGYGESLVESYAAYVEAPVVVAPRTFFEDPDPENGLATPLRVDHPRVLAQTPRLSLPTLLRSPYRALGGILLGVDPEGERALSRVPTKVAEGRWLRAPGEMVLGHRLAERLDVRVGERLLVETGKGALGLTVVGFVKAGVSNVDFAGAYVHLADARALSGVWATHLALKVRRGQEEGVAQELNRTLLEGLEARGVWDLMGPIRADYEANRLFFFPLLGLFLLLAALAVVSTAYVSVREGLREFAVAESLGLTPGKLALQVALEAAIASGLGFLLGLLLGYALLLYTATHDVFGPLMRLSGELLPEAGLAEHLYTAVRPSYALFAFLVVLFSALLALLFPGRLLLRTEASRYLKEA
- a CDS encoding GbsR/MarR family transcriptional regulator, with product MDPALQAWVEETALLFEGVGLPRMAGRVLAWLLVADPPEQTLREMGEALGVSKGALSPALHLLLRLGLVERVRRSGERSDRYLVRHGAWKRLLMEKARGMGLYREAAEKGLALLPPEKGERLREMHRLYAFFEKALPELLRRYEEEV
- a CDS encoding LolA-like protein, encoding MKKALWLPFLLALVLAQTPLEKLKAALDRLRGPAHEGVYLIRVERPGSEKVYRLKVYTDGERAHLRVLEPKAEAGLTYLSLGQDLYLYDPRLGRTLRLPPSGRGSAS